GGTGTTCAGGTTGCCGCGCAGGTCGAGCACTTCCAGGTCCGGCCTGAGCGCGCGGAGCTGGGCCCGGCGGCGCAGCGAGCTGGTGCCGACGCGGGCGCCGGGCGGCAGCGCCGCCAGGCTGCCCGTCTGCCCCGGCGGGAGGATGAGCACGTCGCGCGGGTCCTCGCGGCGGCCGATGGCGGCGATCTCCAGCCCATCGGGAACGCGGGTGGGGACGTCCTTGAGCGAGTGGACGGCCAGGTCGGCCTCGCCGGCCAGGAGCGCGGCGTCGATCTCCTTGGTGAAGAGCCCCTTGTCGCCGATCTTCGCCAGCGGGACGTCCGTGATGCGGTCGCCCGTGGTCTTCACCACGGCGATCTCGACGGCGGCCGACGGATCCGCCGCACGCACGGCGGCTTCCACCGCGCGCGCCTGCCAGAGCGCCAGCTCGCTCCCGCGCGAGGCGATGCGGATGGGAGCCGCCCCGGAACCCGCCGATCCGCCGGACGGTCCGCGCGTCACCCGGGCCTCTGCGCGGGGGTGAGTCGATTCCTCACTCGTTCCTCGTTCGGAATGACGGCGGAATCCCGGGGCCGGATCACCACTGCGACTGGGCGCCCTGGATCAGCTTCTCGATCAACTCCTGCAGGGCGCGCTCGCGGCCGGCCTCGACCGACTCGCCCTGGGGGTTGTAGTTGCCGACGGCCGAAATCGAGCTGCCGCGCCAGAGCACCGCGTCGTTCTTCACGTCGTAGATCTCGGCGTCGAAGGTGATCTGCACGCGGCTCTGCTGGGTGTTGATGCGCCCGCCGGGGGTGGTGTTGGGGTCGATGTTCACCACCACCTCCTCGTAGCTGTTCAGCTTGCCGCGGACCACGGCGTCGGCGGTGGTCTGCGGGGCCAGGCGCAGCCCCAGGTTGCGCGGCAGCTCCTGCTGCAGCTCGCGCTGCACGTCCGTGCGGAGGAACTCGTAGGGGGTGTTGTTCTCCCACAGCTCCACGTAGACGGTGCGGATGTGCGATGGCAACCCGCCGCCGGTGAAGCGGTAGAAGCACCCCGCCAGCAGGAGCGCGGCGGCGAGCGCGGCGCTAGCGGCCCGTGCCCGGCGGATTCCAGGTGTCATCGGGGAACGAGGCGACATCGGTGGACGATTCCAGCGTGAGGTTCAGGTTGCGCAGCGCGATCCACTCGCGGTAGCGGGCCGAGCGCAGCGCCCCCGTGTCGGCGTACTCGAGGTCGACGGACTCCTTCAGGGCGCCGCCCTGCACCCGGCGCAGGTGCACCAGGCGGCTGGCGCGGGCGCGGTACTCCAGCGTCCCCTCGGCGCCCAGGTCGTAGCGCAGCGTCACCTGGCCGCCCTCGTCCGCCGCCGAGACCAGCCGGGCGCCCGAGGGCGGGTGGACCACGCCGACGGCCCCCCAGAGGAGCGCGGGCGACGGGAGCTTGAAGCGCTCGCCGACGGCGGGCGGCACGCGCGGGGTCTCGTCCACCAG
This sequence is a window from Longimicrobium sp.. Protein-coding genes within it:
- a CDS encoding DUF4136 domain-containing protein, encoding MTPGIRRARAASAALAAALLLAGCFYRFTGGGLPSHIRTVYVELWENNTPYEFLRTDVQRELQQELPRNLGLRLAPQTTADAVVRGKLNSYEEVVVNIDPNTTPGGRINTQQSRVQITFDAEIYDVKNDAVLWRGSSISAVGNYNPQGESVEAGRERALQELIEKLIQGAQSQW